The following are from one region of the Gammaproteobacteria bacterium genome:
- a CDS encoding DUF4340 domain-containing protein — protein sequence MDSRTWLNLGLLILAGALAIVAVYLPGVKKTAPLPALTSLTPAAITSIRIERKAQPAIALKKEASGWRLTEPLQLPANTGVVESLLGLTQAASHAQWVAAGLDLEKFKLKSPRIRVRLNDVELGFGDTEPVEGRRYVLAGNTVHLITDGYYPKLIAPPASFVSLALLPGPEPLKEIELPGLTLRHDAQGWSAQPGASDAQGRATAKGSANVAGGRMPEATPDAVNTLAQEWTAAQALQVSLYTAPVSQIKPVETITLRQQGAQPPLRFIIVSRAPELILARPELGVQYHLPQDAAQRLLMLPAAEPADKSSP from the coding sequence ATGGATTCGCGCACCTGGCTCAACCTGGGATTGCTGATTCTGGCCGGCGCGTTGGCCATCGTGGCGGTGTATCTGCCCGGCGTAAAAAAAACCGCACCGTTGCCCGCACTGACTTCGCTCACCCCCGCGGCGATCACCTCAATCCGCATCGAGCGCAAGGCACAGCCTGCCATCGCCCTGAAAAAAGAAGCGTCCGGCTGGCGCTTGACCGAACCGTTGCAGTTACCGGCCAACACGGGAGTAGTGGAAAGTTTGCTTGGCCTTACACAGGCGGCGAGTCACGCGCAGTGGGTGGCCGCAGGCTTGGATCTGGAAAAATTCAAACTTAAGTCACCGCGCATCCGCGTGCGTCTGAACGATGTGGAACTCGGCTTCGGCGACACCGAGCCAGTGGAAGGACGGCGCTATGTACTGGCTGGAAACACCGTGCACCTTATTACCGACGGCTATTATCCCAAGCTGATCGCTCCGCCTGCGTCCTTTGTAAGCCTCGCACTGTTGCCCGGCCCGGAACCGTTAAAGGAAATCGAACTGCCGGGGCTCACATTAAGGCACGACGCGCAAGGCTGGTCGGCGCAGCCGGGCGCTTCTGACGCACAGGGAAGAGCGACAGCGAAGGGTTCTGCTAATGTCGCGGGAGGCAGGATGCCGGAAGCGACCCCTGACGCCGTCAATACCCTGGCGCAGGAATGGACGGCCGCGCAGGCCTTGCAGGTCAGCCTTTATACCGCTCCCGTCTCTCAGATTAAACCCGTCGAAACCATCACATTGCGGCAACAAGGTGCTCAACCGCCTCTGCGCTTCATCATCGTGAGCCGCGCGCCGGAGCTGATCCTCGCGCGCCCGGAACTTGGGGTGCAGTATCATCTCCCTCAAGATGCGGCCCAACGTCTGCTGATGCTGCCCGCTGCCGAACCCGCCGATA